The region CTTTCAATGCATTTTGCATCAATAAATGTTGTAACAAATCTTGCAGCAGGGATTTCAGGTGAGAGGCTTACATCAGATGAAGTTATTCAGATGATGAAAGAGAAAAATGATCAGATAAAAGAGATAATTCTCTCATTTATTGAGAAAGTTCCTGAAAAGCCTGACTGTAACTGTGAAGATGTTTTAGATGGAGCTGCCATTTAAAGCTCCACCTCAACCTTATTTTTTCCAGTTTTCTTTGCTCTGTACATTGCGGTATCGGCTCTGTGCAGTATTGAGTTAACAGTATCACCTTTCTTAACCTGTGTTACTCCAAAACTTGCTGTAACTCTTAGTATCTCATCCCTGTCCGGACCTATTCTTATCTCTCTGTTCTGGATTATATTTCTCAGTCTCTCTGCTATCTTTACAGCATCCTCTATCTCAACACCTGGAAGAAGTATGGCGAACTCCTCTCCGCCTATCCTTCCAATGATCGTATTTGCCCTGAGATAGAACTTAAATATAGTCGCTATCTCTTTCAAAACTATATCACCAACACTGTGACCGTAGTTATCGTTGATATCCTTAAAGTTATCAACATCAACATATATAAGTGAGAACGGATAGTTTCTCTTTTCAAAATCCTTTATGGCATCCTCAAGGGCTCTTTCAAATCTCCTTCTGTTAACAAGTCCGGTAAGAAAGTCCATAGAGGCTTCTGTTTTAGCGTGAGAAAGTTCCTGCCTGAGCTGGTGAATCTCCGAATGGTATTTCTTAATCTGATTTTTTAGAAACTCATTCTGAGATTTAAGTTCTTTAAGTTCATCAAGTATTAAATGGACTGTGGCACTTATATCAGATATCTGCATCTCGCTTGTCTTCTCAGCAAGTGAGCTGGCATGACTGTCTATATTTGCCTGATAGTTATCAATATTTTGTATTAGCTCTTTCAGGGTTATATCTATCTTGTCGGCTATATCTCTAAGTTTTCCTGATACCTTTTCGGCTTCTTTCTCCTTGCTACCATTAATATCAACAATCTGGTAGTCCTCTTCATATATCTCTTTGTAAAGTCCTATTATCTCAAGATCGGAAAGATCTTTATTTTCTTCAACAAGAGAACAAAAAATATAAAACCATTTTTCATAGTTATTAGGAACAGGTGGAATATTGTGCTTGATAAGAAAACTCAGCTCTTTACGAACAATATTCATCAAGACCTTGATCTCGTCATGGGAAAGCCTCTTTTTGTTGCTAAGTTTTTCGTAAAATTTACACGTTATTTTCCCCATTAATCTATCCCGGTATGCTCCTTTAAAAGTTCATTTTTTCGTGGATTTATATTACTATCGGCAGAATCCGTCTCTTTCATTAGGTAAACTTTATCCCCAGGTCTTACCCTTTCTACAGTTTTCAATCCTACGACCGTTCCTCTTTCTGCAGTCTGTATATCTCTTCTGTCTATCTGCATTGAACTCACTTTCTGTCTTACAACACCTGTTTTCTTTCCTATTATATGTATTGTGTCACCAATGGAGATCGGATGATCCACAACTCTAAGCTCAGCTACGCTGATTTTAGGGTAAAACTTAACAACCTCTCCAACGTATAGTTTCTGTTCTTTTGCTATTGATTTATTTATACCGAAAAGACCCTCACCAAAGTAAAAACCGCTGTCCCACTCTCTATGGTACACCCTTTCAAGCATATCCCACAGATCCTTCCATCCTTTCTTTTCCCATTCGCCGTTCAGTATTCTATCCCTTGCCTCCCTGTAAGCTTTAGTTACCATATAAGCGTAATCCGCATTTTTATTTCTACCCTCTATCTTCCAGCTGTCAGCCCATATAAGCCTGTCAACAAAGTTTATCGTTACAAGATCCCTTGCAGAAAGGACATAGTCTGATCCTAAGAAAAACTCAGTTCCTGTGTTTTTAGACACTATCTTTACATCATACTCATGTCTGCAGACCTGATAGCATTCTCCCCTGTTCCCAGATTTTTCAAATACGTCATGTGAAAGGAAGCATCTTCCTGATACAGCCATGCACATAGCACCGTGTATAAATATCTCAATCTCAAGGTTTGTTTTATTTTTAATATCAAGAAGTCCCTGCAGTTTGACCTCCCTTGCTGGAACTATCCTTTTTACACCGAGTCTTTCGTAAAACTTTGCCGCTTCTGAGTTGGAGACTGAGGCCATAGTTGAAAGATGTGTCTCTAAACCTCTGGAAATAGACATTGATATTACAGACATATCCCATCCTATGACAGCATCAACACCTATCTCCTTCAACTGATCAAGTGTCTCCTCTATATAAGGAAGATCTTCTTCAAAAACGATCGAGTTTAATACAATGTACTGTCTTACCCCTGCATCCTGTGTTATCTTTCTTATCTCTTTAACATCCTCCATTGTGAAATGTGTTTTTAACGCTCTCTGGTTTATCTTACCAACACCCATGTATATAGCATCTGCTCCTGCCTTTATAACAGCAGAAAGCCCCTCATAATGTCCTACAGGTGCAAGTATTTCAGGTTTTTTTCTCATCTATACCTCCATGTTTTGATCATAATAAAAGTAATATAAGTTTATTCAAATTGCTATCCACAAAAAATGATCAATATTAGCTTGTGATAAAATAAAAATAAAAAGAGGTGTTATATTGGACATACTTGACAGGATAATTCTTACAAAGAAAAGAGAACTGGAGAATTATTCAAAGGAGTATCTGGATCTTATTGATATTAAAATCTCAAAAAGAAAACACCCTGTTATAGATTTCAGATCCGCCTTTAAAAAAGGAAGAATAAATATAATAGCTGAGGTAAAAAAGGCATCACCATCAAAAGGTGTTATAAGAGAAGATTTTGATCCTGTTAAGATAGCGAAGATATATGAGGAAAATGGGGCAGCTGCCATATCGGTTCTCACAGATAAAGAGTACTTTAAAGGTGATATACAGTATATAGAGCAGATAAAAGAGTCTGGGATTAATATTCCTGTCCTGAGGAAAGATTTTATTATAGATAAAAGGCAGATAGATGAGGCTTTCGCCTTTGGGAGTGATACATTTCTCCTTATAGCAAGGGTTCTTGAGAATGAAGAACTTGAAGATCTCATAAATTACGGAAGATCTTTTGGTATGGAGCCTTTGATCGAGGTACACACAAAAGAGGAGTGTGAGAAAGCTGTATCGTCTGGTGGAAAGATCATTGGGATAAATAACAGGGATCTGAAAACATTTAAGGTTGATATCAACCTTTCAAAGGAACTCGCACCTTACCTAAAAGAACTTGGTGCAGATATAGTTATTGCTGAAAGTGGGATAAGCACCCATGATCAAATTGTGGAGCTTTTAGGGTATGGGGTTGATGGATTCCTGATAGGTGAGTCCCTGATGAGGGAAGAAGATATAGGAAAAAAGCTGAGGAAACTCTTAGGAGATACTACTTAAAGCTGAAGTATACCTTTTCAGCTTTCTGGAATATAAATCTCTCCTCATCTGGTATGTAAGCTGTCAGCTTATTCCCAAGAACACAGCCTGTATCTATGCCGTAACAAAGGTTGTTTATGTAAGGCTCTTCAAAAACCACATGACCGTAAACTATCTTTGGTGAGTCTGGCTTCAGTATCCTGTTTTTAGTCCAGTCTATCCTCTCAGGAAAACCCTCTTCCGTTACTCTTCCAGTTGTCTCACCGTAAAGGACAAAACTCTTTATTTTTTTACCTGTTTTACCTATCATCTCATCTTTAATTCCTGCATGTGCAACAACGGTGTTGTCATTTATGATCAGATAGAGTGGACACTCAGAGTAGTAACTTATATATCTTTCCTTAAGCTCTTCTTTTTTACTTTCCGGTAGCTTATCAAACTGTTCAACAGTTTTCTGCATACCGTAACTTATCTTTACATATTCGCCTTTCAGCCATCTGACAAATTTATGATTGTGATTGCTCTGAACTTCTAAAAAGTTACCTTCCTCATACATAGACATACACAGCTCTATCGTTTCAATATTGTAATCTCCCCTATCAACTGTATCTCCCGCTGATATTATAAGACAGTCCTCTCCGTACTCTTTTCTTATGATGCTGACCAGCTTCTCAAACTCCTTTACACAGCCGTGTATATCACCGATTACTGCATATGGGCTGTCTATCTTTATTCTCAAAAAACTTCCCATCTTTCCTCCCTGTATATTTTTAAGATCCTTATAAGAATTACAGAAATTATCAAGAAGAATGTATAAAAATGATCATTATCTGAGAAAGAACATCCAGAGCCACCCTTACCTCCATCTATTACAGGATTTACTGTGACAGTGATCTTCTGGGATATATCATTTCCATTTGTATCCTTTACAGTCAGTGTGATTACGTATTCCCCAGGTTCTTTATAATACTTTTCTACCTTCTGGTTAGAACATCCGTAATCGGAGATATAGGTCCCATCTCCAAAATCTATCAGACATTCTATACTGTCTCCGTCAGGATCGTGGGCTTTATATCTGACGGTTATTTTATCCCCTTCTAACAGCTTAAAAGGATCAACAGAAAATAGATCAACAACAGGATCATTATTCGATGAATAGACCTTTATAACCAGGCTTTTCTTAACTGTATCTTTCCCATCTGATACTTCCAGAACCGCTGTGTATTCTCCTGGCTGAGTGTATGTAAAGTTGACTGTTTCTTCACCGCAATTATCTGATGTAAACTCAAAGCTGTTGTCACCGTCTGAATCAAAATTGCAAACTAAAGGATCACCATCTTTATCCCCAGCTTTAAATCTGAATGTTACCGTCAGAGGCAGATAACCTTCAGTTATGTCTGACTCAAATATCAGTATATCAGGAGGACTGTTCACAGTGGATGAAAGAACAATATCTGTATAAAAACAGTCTGACCAGTTGGAGAGATTATCAAGATCATCCTTTGCCTGTGCTCTTACACAGTACCTCCTTGGAGTATCCCACTGATAACCTCTCCTTCCAGAACCCCAGTCTGATACATTTCCATCTCCCCAATCAAATCTGTAGTATATACTGTCACCATCTGGGTCTTTTGAGCTTGCCGTGAAGGGGTAAACGATATCTGTATAACCGGAGGTTACTCCCGATATTGAAGGTGTCTCAGGGGGACTGTTTTTCTGTTTTACCTGAATATTTATCTTATAACTTACAGTGTCATATCCATCATCAATCACAAGCTCTGCTATGTATGTACCTGGAATATTATAAACTCTGTTTACAGGACTACTATTACAACCGTTATCTCTGATCTCATAATTTCCGTTACCGTCAAGGTCAATTAAGCATATTAAGTTATCACCATCTGGATCAGATGCACTGTAGGAGAATTTTACAGTGTCCCCCTCATATATAACTGTTCTGTCTGCAGAAAAGCTCCCTGAAGGAGGTCTGTTTTGATTGACAGTTATACTTAATGTTTTTGTGGTTATGTAAATGCCATCAGACACAGAAAGCTTAGGTGTGTAGCTCCCACCAGATGTATACTCATAACTGTATGTATATGTAGAACAGTCTGTTACCGTTATATCGTCTGTTCCATCACCATCAGCATCAAAGTTACATCTGAGGCTGTCTCCGTCAGGATCTGAAACATTCCAGTTAAAGGATACTGTTAGTGGAACTTTTCCTGATATTGGGTCTGCAGTGAAACTGTTTATCACAGGAGGATTTGAGGAAGGTACAGAGATATAGTTTGCCACTATCAGTCTTGTCCTGTTTATAGTTTTGGAGTTGTCTGCCGAATCAGGCTGACCTTCAGGAACACCTATGCTGTATCCTTTGTAAGTTATATTGGGGTTTGAGAAATACCTGATTGTAGGTCTGTCATAACTCATTACAGTTGCAAAAACTCCCTGAACATCATACCCGTAAGAGTATGAAAATGCTCCAGAACCTGTTGAGTGATCTCTATCGTGGCTGCACCCAAAGTTATGTCCCACCTCGTGTGCAAATGTTTCATCTGGACAGTAGTAAGATCCATAATTTCCTACTTCAACAACAGAAAAACCTGAACTGTAGTAACTTGAGGTATAGTATGAAAGATTCTGATCAAAGTTATCAGGTAGATTAACAATAATATACCCCAGACCACAGGTATTTCCTCCCTGGTATTTTCTGAGAAGTACAACGATATCAGCTTTTTTTAGTTTTCTCAGACTGTCTATATTCTGATCTGAGCTTAAGGTATTTAAAGCTGAATCCAGAGAAACTGTTTCATCTACAGATGTTATCTCTGAGATTCCTGCAAGATTTAAGGATGTATTGATATTACTGTTTATAAAAGACTGGTTTGCTATATCAATAAGAGATCGGATAAAGGCTTCAAGTCCTGTTCCATACTCATTTTTTACAGCTGTAGTATATAGAACAAGAATATCTACCCTGCTTCCATCCTCAGGGTTTGATCCAAGAGCTTTTATATCTTCAATTTTTTTTTCAGGATAAAAAGGGACTGTATCTTCCTTTAATGGGACTATCTTTTTACCTGAAAGATCCTCAATCAGATACAGATTCTCTTCAGGTTTTAAAGGTTTTATCCTGTATCTTTTACCGTTGAAAATTACTGTTCCGTAAGCAACCCCTTTTTCTACCGTTATAATTACTGAACTGTTCTTCTTATCTATTACCTTTCCAAACCAGGAAAAACCTTCCTCTCTTGTTTCTGTTCTTGATCTTTCAACTGTAACTGAGCTTCCATCAGGAAGTTCCAATATAAGCTGTCTCGTTTCCTGTTTTGATATCCCGGGACTGAGATAATCAATGTTTAACTTTATAACAGAACTGCTATTCTTTATATCAACATTTTCCGTTAACTTTTTGGAGCTATCACCACAGGAAAAAAAGAATACAATTAAAAGCAAAAGGATATATCTTGTATATCTCAAACCTTTCTCCAGATGATCGTTGTAGAATATTATAAATTAATTTAAAGGGTTTGAACTGATGAAAAAAGGTCTTGTAATTGATAGAGAAGCTCAGATGATAGGGGTTTACCTTTTTGAGGATAAGAAGGTTTACAGGGGAATTCCGAGGAAAAAAATAATTAAAAAAACGAAGATATACGCAGGTGATTACGTTTTAGGAAATGTTATAGACAGTGAAACATTTGCGATCGAAAGTGTTGAGGAGAGGAAAAACTTCCTTGTCAGACCTCCTGTTGCAAATGTTGATAAGGTTATTATTGTTTTCACACTGAAAAAGCCTGATTTTGATAGTTTTCTCCTTGATAATCTTCTTGTTGTTTATGAGTATTTAGGTGCTGAGCCTGTTATTGTATTCAACAAGATAGATCTTCTTAACGATGATGAGAGGAAAGAGCTAAAAAGATGGAAGGATATTTATATCAACGCTGGGTATGATTTTATACCTGTAAGTGCAATTACAGGAGAAGGGATTGACACACTTAAAGAGCATATAAAGGGAAATATATCAGTTTTTGCAGGTCCTTCAGGTGTCGGGAAAAGTTCAATACTTTCAGCTCTAACAGGTATTGAGCTTAAGGTAAGCCAGATAAGTGAGAAAACTGAGAGGGGAAGGCACACAACTACAGGAGTCAGGCTTTACCGGTTTAATGAGAACTCCTTTATAGGTGATACACCGGGATTCTCAAGTGTTGATGCCCTTTACTTCATGGAAAAAAGAGAGGTGAAAAACTACTTCAGGGAGTTTTTAAGGTATAGATGCAGGTTTTCAAACTGCACACACACAGATGAACCTGGCTGTCTTGTTAAGGAAGCTGTAAAGAAAGGGGAAATATCAAAGGAAAGATACGAGAACTACCTCAAAATAATAGGCTCATCTAAGTGATCTGTAAACATTCTGTATATTGTATCTGAGCATCTGGATATAATCTTTTCCTGATCCAAAAGGATCAAGAAGTATTATGTTTACACCTGTCTGATCCTTTATTAAACGTCCGTACTTACTGTTGTAAAACTGTTTTGCGGCAAATATACTTTTTATCCTGTACTTTTTTATCTTTTTTATAACTCCCAGTAGATGTTTTGGTGTAGGTTCCCTTCCATGTCCAAGCTCTATAACATCAAGATAGACGAGATCAAAAGCCTGAGTAAAGTAAGGCCATGTGTAGTGGTACGATATAAAATATCTTTTTTTCAGATCTTTAAACCT is a window of Persephonella marina EX-H1 DNA encoding:
- a CDS encoding peptidase U32 family protein; amino-acid sequence: MRKKPEILAPVGHYEGLSAVIKAGADAIYMGVGKINQRALKTHFTMEDVKEIRKITQDAGVRQYIVLNSIVFEEDLPYIEETLDQLKEIGVDAVIGWDMSVISMSISRGLETHLSTMASVSNSEAAKFYERLGVKRIVPAREVKLQGLLDIKNKTNLEIEIFIHGAMCMAVSGRCFLSHDVFEKSGNRGECYQVCRHEYDVKIVSKNTGTEFFLGSDYVLSARDLVTINFVDRLIWADSWKIEGRNKNADYAYMVTKAYREARDRILNGEWEKKGWKDLWDMLERVYHREWDSGFYFGEGLFGINKSIAKEQKLYVGEVVKFYPKISVAELRVVDHPISIGDTIHIIGKKTGVVRQKVSSMQIDRRDIQTAERGTVVGLKTVERVRPGDKVYLMKETDSADSNINPRKNELLKEHTGID
- the rsgA gene encoding ribosome small subunit-dependent GTPase A, with protein sequence MKKGLVIDREAQMIGVYLFEDKKVYRGIPRKKIIKKTKIYAGDYVLGNVIDSETFAIESVEERKNFLVRPPVANVDKVIIVFTLKKPDFDSFLLDNLLVVYEYLGAEPVIVFNKIDLLNDDERKELKRWKDIYINAGYDFIPVSAITGEGIDTLKEHIKGNISVFAGPSGVGKSSILSALTGIELKVSQISEKTERGRHTTTGVRLYRFNENSFIGDTPGFSSVDALYFMEKREVKNYFREFLRYRCRFSNCTHTDEPGCLVKEAVKKGEISKERYENYLKIIGSSK
- a CDS encoding metallophosphoesterase, producing the protein MGSFLRIKIDSPYAVIGDIHGCVKEFEKLVSIIRKEYGEDCLIISAGDTVDRGDYNIETIELCMSMYEEGNFLEVQSNHNHKFVRWLKGEYVKISYGMQKTVEQFDKLPESKKEELKERYISYYSECPLYLIINDNTVVAHAGIKDEMIGKTGKKIKSFVLYGETTGRVTEEGFPERIDWTKNRILKPDSPKIVYGHVVFEEPYINNLCYGIDTGCVLGNKLTAYIPDEERFIFQKAEKVYFSFK
- a CDS encoding PKD domain-containing protein translates to MRYTRYILLLLIVFFFSCGDSSKKLTENVDIKNSSSVIKLNIDYLSPGISKQETRQLILELPDGSSVTVERSRTETREEGFSWFGKVIDKKNSSVIITVEKGVAYGTVIFNGKRYRIKPLKPEENLYLIEDLSGKKIVPLKEDTVPFYPEKKIEDIKALGSNPEDGSRVDILVLYTTAVKNEYGTGLEAFIRSLIDIANQSFINSNINTSLNLAGISEITSVDETVSLDSALNTLSSDQNIDSLRKLKKADIVVLLRKYQGGNTCGLGYIIVNLPDNFDQNLSYYTSSYYSSGFSVVEVGNYGSYYCPDETFAHEVGHNFGCSHDRDHSTGSGAFSYSYGYDVQGVFATVMSYDRPTIRYFSNPNITYKGYSIGVPEGQPDSADNSKTINRTRLIVANYISVPSSNPPVINSFTADPISGKVPLTVSFNWNVSDPDGDSLRCNFDADGDGTDDITVTDCSTYTYSYEYTSGGSYTPKLSVSDGIYITTKTLSITVNQNRPPSGSFSADRTVIYEGDTVKFSYSASDPDGDNLICLIDLDGNGNYEIRDNGCNSSPVNRVYNIPGTYIAELVIDDGYDTVSYKINIQVKQKNSPPETPSISGVTSGYTDIVYPFTASSKDPDGDSIYYRFDWGDGNVSDWGSGRRGYQWDTPRRYCVRAQAKDDLDNLSNWSDCFYTDIVLSSTVNSPPDILIFESDITEGYLPLTVTFRFKAGDKDGDPLVCNFDSDGDNSFEFTSDNCGEETVNFTYTQPGEYTAVLEVSDGKDTVKKSLVIKVYSSNNDPVVDLFSVDPFKLLEGDKITVRYKAHDPDGDSIECLIDFGDGTYISDYGCSNQKVEKYYKEPGEYVITLTVKDTNGNDISQKITVTVNPVIDGGKGGSGCSFSDNDHFYTFFLIISVILIRILKIYREERWEVF
- the trpC gene encoding indole-3-glycerol phosphate synthase TrpC, encoding MDILDRIILTKKRELENYSKEYLDLIDIKISKRKHPVIDFRSAFKKGRINIIAEVKKASPSKGVIREDFDPVKIAKIYEENGAAAISVLTDKEYFKGDIQYIEQIKESGINIPVLRKDFIIDKRQIDEAFAFGSDTFLLIARVLENEELEDLINYGRSFGMEPLIEVHTKEECEKAVSSGGKIIGINNRDLKTFKVDINLSKELAPYLKELGADIVIAESGISTHDQIVELLGYGVDGFLIGESLMREEDIGKKLRKLLGDTT
- a CDS encoding GGDEF domain-containing protein, which gives rise to MGKITCKFYEKLSNKKRLSHDEIKVLMNIVRKELSFLIKHNIPPVPNNYEKWFYIFCSLVEENKDLSDLEIIGLYKEIYEEDYQIVDINGSKEKEAEKVSGKLRDIADKIDITLKELIQNIDNYQANIDSHASSLAEKTSEMQISDISATVHLILDELKELKSQNEFLKNQIKKYHSEIHQLRQELSHAKTEASMDFLTGLVNRRRFERALEDAIKDFEKRNYPFSLIYVDVDNFKDINDNYGHSVGDIVLKEIATIFKFYLRANTIIGRIGGEEFAILLPGVEIEDAVKIAERLRNIIQNREIRIGPDRDEILRVTASFGVTQVKKGDTVNSILHRADTAMYRAKKTGKNKVEVEL